A window of Herpetosiphonaceae bacterium contains these coding sequences:
- a CDS encoding DUF6693 family protein — protein sequence MSPLGGRIKADISVTSILGHCVLWIVLGIVTFGIALMFYPYSFAKLAINRCYIQTSDNKISRLHCTLNVFDQIGHILLWLLLTVITFGLAYPFYLYKVWNFALNNTSLEQA from the coding sequence ATGAGTCCGCTCGGAGGCCGCATCAAGGCCGATATTTCTGTCACCAGCATTCTTGGACATTGTGTGTTGTGGATCGTTCTTGGCATCGTTACGTTTGGCATCGCGCTTATGTTTTATCCCTACTCTTTCGCTAAATTGGCAATCAACCGCTGCTACATCCAAACGAGCGATAATAAGATTTCCCGGCTGCATTGTACCTTGAACGTATTCGATCAGATCGGTCATATCCTGCTCTGGTTGCTATTGACCGTCATCACCTTCGGCCTGGCCTATCCTTTCTACCTCTACAAAGTGTGGAATTTTGCCTTGAATAACACGTCCCTGGAACAGGCATAA
- a CDS encoding putative quinol monooxygenase encodes MYGLIGKLITVPGQRDALIAILLEGVASMPGCLSYIVAKDTTDADAIWITEVWESQASHEASLALPAVQQAITHGKLLIAGFGERIVTEPVGGHGVASAPNH; translated from the coding sequence ATGTACGGATTGATTGGGAAGCTGATCACGGTGCCTGGACAGCGGGACGCATTGATCGCTATCTTGCTTGAAGGTGTCGCCAGCATGCCCGGCTGTCTCAGCTATATCGTGGCAAAGGATACGACTGACGCGGACGCGATTTGGATTACTGAGGTCTGGGAGAGTCAGGCCAGCCACGAGGCGTCGCTGGCGCTTCCCGCTGTGCAGCAAGCCATAACACATGGCAAGCTCCTTATTGCGGGCTTCGGCGAGCGAATCGTTACCGAGCCAGTTGGGGGTCACGGCGTTGCATCTGCGCCAAATCACTAG
- a CDS encoding winged helix DNA-binding domain-containing protein, with protein MNASVIALQRLAWQRLSQQPFDRPDEVVAWLGAVQAQDYLGAKWALGLRMRDATDETVEQAFADGTILRTHVMRPTWHFVTPADIRWLLELTAPRVKAANAYRHRQLELDDALIDRSNAVITDTLRGGQLRTRAELGAALAAADIAAEGSRLSHIVMRAELDGIVCSGPRRGKQFTYALLDERAPDARRLQREEALAELTRRYYTGHGPATVRDFTWWSGLTVADAKAGLELVGAELGHAVIDGQSYYFSASMSPAAQPSDTAWLLPTYDEFLVGFSSFDKSRRGGQEISPKIVFDATIVIGGRVVGTWRRAFKKDTVEIEIAPFAARTDAEDAAIVAAARRYGDFVGMPVRCSIKK; from the coding sequence ATGAACGCATCAGTGATCGCCCTTCAACGACTCGCGTGGCAGCGGCTTTCGCAGCAACCGTTTGATCGCCCGGATGAGGTCGTGGCCTGGCTGGGCGCGGTGCAGGCGCAGGATTATCTGGGCGCGAAATGGGCGCTCGGCCTGCGGATGCGCGATGCGACGGATGAGACGGTCGAGCAGGCTTTTGCCGATGGAACGATCCTGCGCACGCACGTGATGCGTCCGACCTGGCATTTTGTCACGCCCGCAGACATTCGCTGGCTGCTTGAGCTCACGGCTCCGCGCGTCAAGGCCGCGAATGCCTACAGGCATCGTCAGCTCGAACTCGACGATGCACTGATCGATCGCAGTAACGCCGTGATCACCGACACGCTGCGGGGTGGTCAGTTGCGCACCCGCGCGGAGCTTGGCGCGGCGCTGGCAGCCGCCGACATTGCGGCGGAGGGCTCGCGACTCAGCCATATCGTGATGCGTGCCGAGCTGGATGGCATTGTGTGCAGCGGACCCCGGCGCGGCAAGCAGTTCACGTATGCGCTGCTGGATGAGCGCGCGCCTGATGCGCGGAGGTTGCAGCGCGAAGAAGCATTGGCTGAGCTGACACGGCGCTACTATACCGGCCATGGCCCTGCCACCGTCCGCGATTTTACCTGGTGGTCGGGGCTGACTGTGGCCGATGCCAAGGCCGGCCTTGAGCTGGTCGGCGCTGAGCTGGGCCATGCGGTGATCGACGGCCAGAGCTACTACTTCTCGGCGTCGATGTCGCCAGCCGCGCAGCCATCTGATACAGCGTGGCTCCTGCCGACGTATGACGAATTCCTGGTTGGCTTCTCGTCGTTCGACAAATCGCGGAGAGGCGGGCAGGAGATCAGCCCAAAGATCGTGTTCGACGCGACGATCGTGATCGGGGGCCGTGTCGTGGGGACCTGGCGGCGAGCCTTCAAGAAAGATACGGTGGAGATCGAAATCGCGCCGTTTGCCGCGCGCACAGATGCCGAGGACGCCGCGATCGTCGCCGCCGCTCGGAGGTATGGGGATTTTGTCGGAATGCCCGTGCGATGTTCGATCAAAAAATAG